A part of Candidatus Binataceae bacterium genomic DNA contains:
- a CDS encoding lipopolysaccharide kinase InaA family protein: MRPSRHEKVRPRADAMNGAHYRAWRGAVRGDFSRISAGPYQLYLRADLARYATTLAAALRELGAAGAPGAGNRGGGFKLALPAGPELFVRRARRGGAMRFVLDDLYFGLRPRPLIELAVTAEAARRGVPLAEPMGAAVRWVAPGFYRGFFITRAAAGMTLWEFLRTDDDPSVRIHVLECARAAIETMLREGLHHPDLNLENLFVTPRGESFAVIILDLDKARLYDRAVGGAARRRIAARLMRSARKLDPRGRYLDSAVLSILNFA, from the coding sequence GTGAGGCCGTCAAGGCATGAGAAGGTGCGGCCGCGCGCCGATGCGATGAATGGCGCGCACTATCGCGCCTGGCGCGGCGCCGTCAGGGGCGACTTCTCCCGAATTTCCGCCGGTCCCTATCAGCTCTACCTGCGCGCCGATCTGGCGCGTTATGCAACGACGCTCGCCGCCGCGCTCCGCGAGCTTGGCGCCGCGGGCGCGCCCGGCGCCGGCAATCGCGGCGGCGGCTTCAAGCTCGCGCTGCCCGCCGGGCCCGAACTGTTCGTTCGCCGCGCGCGGCGCGGCGGCGCGATGCGTTTCGTGCTCGACGATCTCTATTTCGGACTGCGTCCGCGGCCGCTAATCGAGCTGGCCGTGACCGCCGAGGCCGCGCGGCGCGGGGTGCCGCTGGCCGAGCCGATGGGCGCGGCAGTGCGATGGGTCGCGCCGGGCTTCTATCGTGGTTTTTTCATCACCCGCGCCGCGGCCGGCATGACGCTGTGGGAATTTCTGCGCACCGACGACGACCCGAGCGTGCGCATCCACGTCCTCGAATGCGCTCGCGCGGCGATCGAGACGATGCTCCGCGAGGGGCTGCACCATCCTGACCTCAACCTCGAGAATCTTTTCGTCACCCCGCGCGGCGAGAGCTTCGCCGTCATCATCCTCGATCTCGACAAGGCGCGGCTTTACGATCGGGCCGTCGGCGGCGCGGCCCGCCGGCGGATCGCCGCGCGCCTGATGCGTTCGGCCCGCAAGCTCGATCCGCGCGGGCGGTATCTCGATTCGGCCGTGCTGTCGATTCTGAATTTCGCCTGA
- a CDS encoding Trm112 family protein, translated as MAISQELLDILACPKCKGDLRVTDKQDGLVCEACHLLYPIRDDIPIMLIEEAQPVK; from the coding sequence ATGGCGATTAGCCAGGAACTGCTCGACATTCTGGCCTGCCCCAAATGCAAGGGCGATCTGCGCGTTACCGACAAGCAGGACGGGCTCGTCTGCGAGGCGTGCCATTTGCTCTACCCGATCAGAGACGACATCCCAATCATGCTGATCGAGGAAGCCCAGCCGGTGAAGTGA